The following proteins are co-located in the Syntrophorhabdales bacterium genome:
- a CDS encoding cyclase family protein: MLANFQVIDLSRPIHTKMPVFPVISKTYLGVYLGHKDTLRAGNISSQTNILMMNDHAGTHIDSPLHFNPEGSAIDRMPTEIMVGNAVMQDYSFKKNADSIASAEIEEKLKKINVNPKDLKYVLFRTGAAEYYDTDDYMSKYLEVSVEAVEWMLDRGILVFGVDASTCDHAKDKATHMLMRKRVCYHIENLANLDKLPQDRMFTFVCNPLLMVDASAAPFRALALVPKK, encoded by the coding sequence ATGCTAGCTAACTTTCAAGTAATTGACCTGTCACGGCCGATCCACACGAAAATGCCGGTCTTCCCCGTGATCTCCAAGACCTATCTCGGAGTATATCTGGGACACAAAGATACGCTGCGTGCAGGCAACATTTCTTCCCAGACCAATATCCTCATGATGAACGACCACGCCGGTACCCACATCGATTCCCCCCTCCATTTCAACCCGGAAGGGAGTGCTATCGACAGGATGCCGACCGAAATCATGGTGGGGAACGCGGTCATGCAGGATTATTCGTTCAAGAAAAATGCGGACTCCATTGCATCTGCTGAGATCGAAGAAAAGCTCAAGAAGATAAACGTAAATCCCAAGGACTTGAAGTATGTCCTTTTCAGGACCGGCGCGGCAGAGTACTATGACACGGACGACTACATGAGCAAGTACCTGGAGGTGAGTGTCGAAGCGGTGGAGTGGATGCTCGACCGCGGTATACTTGTTTTTGGTGTCGATGCGTCAACCTGTGACCACGCAAAGGACAAGGCAACCCACATGCTCATGCGAAAGAGGGTGTGCTATCACATCGAGAATCTCGCCAACCTGGACAAGCTTCCACAGGACAGGATGTTCACGTTTGTCTGCAACCCTTTACTCATGGTGGATGCCAGCGCAGCGCCGTTTAG